Genomic segment of Vicugna pacos unplaced genomic scaffold, VicPac4 scaffold_20, whole genome shotgun sequence:
tgacgaagaaagtggagaatgccactgcgtttggcactgattgcctggagaatgctgaaacccagggaagtgggcagcacagacgtttactcatttaatcctgccaacactgtaggggatagagtctacattttcctcgctatttaaaaggtaaggaaaaagaggcacaaataataacaatgacaatgacaacaacaacaacaacagcaacaataatttgtccaagattcacacagaactccctggagggagagtgagaattaatacttatgcaggctggccccagagcccctgctcataactactaagtcagatcaccttgcttatttagatcagttttttttcaactgtgatatgagtgtactgtgtccagtaacttataatttcaaaatacctcactgtaagggaaacattagttgcaggcattacaacccacagaaagctagacatacaaaaataacttgttagggcaagataaccaataatgtttttaaatattatacctgctgaccctttgcaataaagtgtttatttataattctgtctggctacagaataacatcataatcctgcatgtggctggtggctcccgtgttggacagcacgggtctagagaatttaaatgacttgcccagccttgcccaggaagctcgtggtgggatcagagctatagtctgggactgttccttcctatccaacaattccctcatggaagtttagaagcttctcctttggtgcccagctgtctatccgtacttatgacatcttgttaggtgccccggcctgctcctgaacatcagccagaacccacttctgctcttttttggccaggtaataccttctagcaacttccattgccttcttggcatcagtttttacatggaagggtagtggctagagaaggaaatgtgtccacatgacaggtttttcataaatatagtaggagtggtcaagagaagaaaacctcaggaatacgagtggaagcaggtcatttaatataccaaatgcgtactttcaatgtatgtttgtgtttccgagtccacgcttgttctactcgtgcattataggccaacacatcaggagacaaggatttggggcaagaaatagcggctttaatttgtaaagccagcggaaaagatggtagaccaatgtcctggagaaccatcatcccaagtcagaattcaggctcttcttatattaaaaaggggaagcgggaatgcttggttgttgcaaacttggtgtatgaattctttgttgttagaatcctttgttcttgcagctcttcacctgggtcagatccgtgtaaacctccaacaagcaaatgttattttctattctgtatcttgttatctttatacgaatggaaaagtgataatatccttcaaagtcagagccttgagaatagggtctcctgtatatttcaggatctaggcaacattgtttcacaaaaggtgcagaaacagcaagactaagcctaggaaacagggcacatgtttaaagtcaaaggaacagatctaatatggagtcagatttgttctttcctatttcagtagtgccatggagaaggcactgtgggcagctttctgtagggtcctggaggctttctctctcagcctctgtgcgcctctattgaaaacccgtcatcgctatctggcctgctggaaaactagtccgcctgttttgccctgaagttgtgttctgtttataactcatctctactccttggaaaacaactcaataaaaactcagttggtttcccaccagccctgagcaggggtgagggatagcatgttattattttattaaaaaaatatataaaagagttttaaaacagcactgggcacataggagagagacaatcaatgcttcctggcttaaatcgaaaatgatgactcagtgagtctatggctgctgtatttgctgagctagttactcctttgctccattacacatttattttaactgaaaaagaaatatatgcatatggttaaaaaaattcaaacagagcaaaaaatactcaagtgaaagaagttttccctcatcctctgttcttacatgcctccctggagatgccaatgtttacaatcctttgtgtgcttttccagatatgctatgcaagttcccaccaatgtatgtaaattcctttaaagttttacttatttttaactttaagggatttaaatcctcaagtggcttctgccacagtaatagaaaagaagaaatctgactccatattagatctgttcctttgactttaaccctgtgctctgtctcctaggcttcttcttgcttgtaaaacaatgttgcctagagcctaaaatatacaggagagcctattttgaaggctctgacctttaagggtatttaacacttttccaatcatataaagataacacgttgcagaatagaaaataacgtttgttttgttggaggtttacagggatctgacccagggagatagctgcaagaacaaaggattctaacaagaaggaattcctacaccaagaagtttgcaaaaaccaagcacataggaaagcagcctgaattgtgacttggggagatggttttccaggacattagtttgccatctaggtctacagaaacttgctattccatgccccaacacttggtctcccaacttactggcctgtcctgcactgaggagaatgaatttggactcaataacacttctacctacctagcaagttggacactgggactgagggcagctctcccacacacaggggcctacggtgagcccttgattattccctgaggttggggtgtggtttacccaggagggatggggactctacaccaacactcaggcagtctgctccttctggggctctgacattttacctcgcgctccctgccagcccaacatttgggacagtggagctaaggcagagatcgtgcctgcctgtttcccagcgtgtaaaaggggaatatgtactcttcccaaggtagttctgagaaacaacacctgcgggtgcttggttccctgagcaacagtaaacctagctccttgtgggggcaacgggtatgatacccgtagggtttctgcagagaccttagctggagggctgggccagggacgtaaaatatgagctgtgggcaatgacgggtaagagaagggtgtataggcaggactgctgcctccttcggggtgccacaagaggtaaaacgctttctccccatctctgttactcccctcccaattccagataactgccttccctctgctcctcctgtccatgtgtctccctccacttttccccgcctcccctcctcctcccctattctccctccctcggttccccttctctctcaggacccagagcggatcgctggccctcctgcgcatgcgcagttgctgccagctggaccgcgggttggaagctccagctccgagccggggatcggccccaatggcttctcagctctgtcgccctgtaggcctttggctactgcctggggccggggcctctggctgtggaagtgcaaggtgaggggatatcgggaaaggggtgaggcggctgcgggagggcggtcggcgtgtcacagccccccagggcgccagtcagcgtgtgttcagctggattgctcgggccagacccctctgcccgcgccacctgccccggcgccccggccacagctgtccagggccaggtgtgcccctgcgcctcttggcccagccgggctcccctcagtccgcggctggcgtccgcttcccctctcccgccggcgagtcctcccctcccggtcttcctctccttggccgccgacccgtccccaccactgggcgggctgtgtcccgggcgggcggggtctgcacacccggacggggcgggcggcttgggctggggctggggctggcctccgagcggggctgcagcccgcgtcccccaccccgctctccctgccccgcgaccccggggctgccttcctctccctttcccgatccctgaggtccagattagcggcgtgggcgctgctccccaggctgagagcccgcggctgtaactcccagcttctcctggtggagtcgggaaaagggagcggcagtgctgagggagcttctgtctccttgatcaggatttctgccccagataagtaccttgaacactttcaggtgttatgatggcggtgcttgttgatgtcacatgtttttatactgagagggattacagtggtgaaagcagggcttggttcagttaaaaatgagctgaaggcatgaggctgtctcatcctccatcattcactctcccagggtgaaacgtgagaccgtcgatcttaaaaagatacttatagttcgtaactagtccagcccagctactgtgtgttaacaggaacagcacaacctgaggcgttggagacccagggacattgcactcctaaagagctcctggcaaaatctggtttgttttgtttttttttgtttgtttgttttacttaaattgtgggacagactagtagtatagagggaaaaataattggcaagaaggattttttcatataacagctttattgtgatattgttcacacaccatgaagtccacccacttgaatgttacaattcagcagcttttagcatattcacatttgtgcaaccattattattccagaacgttttcatcacatcagaaagaccagttgaaatgcatgacctatccaccccttcccagtggtggttctaaagaagtttcttggctgttcctgaccataaattaacttgttacattccatgaaatatctgggaggaattctaatcagaattgcaatgaatctgtctatcaaagcaggaagaattaatgtctttatggcataaacttcttctacatatgaatatatctgggaccctatcttttcatctgtccagagccaggcctatgggaaatcctcattaattcttgggtttgtgaatgatgagattcaatacatcattagatggaactgtagcctttcactgaaaagaaaagtaacctcgtagaagccaagtgattctctgatggttagaatgagagaccgccagtgctggagtattcgagtggacttggtgcttgcagagttctccaccacctacagctaaggggattaccgtgttcttttacttttttttttatggcgttgcttttatttttacttattatataaaattattttttattgaagtgttgtaaatttaccatgttagcttcagatgtacagcagagattcagttataagcttatgcatatgtatataaatgtttttcagattgtttctagtacaactcattacaagaaattgaaaatagtaccctgtgctatatagtaggtccttgtcatttattttatatttattaatgtgtatctgttaatcctccctttcctgcctgctaacaacagttggctttctatgtccatgagtctatttctagcagcaccgtttttgctagcaatatatgctggttggctcttttctgtttcagtagttccatcttatgtgtgggcgtttttcttctggtgggcctgtgtgtggtttgcacacgtgataatagagatctgtatttgggagaactccaggcctcgtgtagtccctcgtatggagcgcccactgaactgatgcttgaacttggaaaaaaacagtaaattttggaatttccactatggttgagacttccaggtttctataacctctttagcccacctaaattttggctgcacccaatactggataatttggtggaacttcatggtatggtggtgtagagacagggccttgtatgcttcttctctttcctttttctaacaatcattttcctgggccttccaggtactcccccagaagggcccagggctggcttggtgctgcactgaggcaatatttgttaataagtccctttcctcatctcttctgagcctccatttccttctctacacaatgagggcttagactagataagtgcttttcagtttcttttaaagccatgtttcctttgagaaacagaaaattcaaatctctcctcccatcacaaccctttagattttgacacgtcctccaaggagtcacatagctctttgtggtaaattgatgtgattgtgattccacgtggcacagaaaagactcttcagagattgattgcagggagagggcaggaaaggggcagtatgtcacactttcttgtgtgagcactggagcaaaggcttgggtttaaatacagtttctgatgtggcatctctctaatcttgcacaatgtgataaacctctatccctagtttcttaatgtgtcaagttggggtggtaatgttttaaggcttttgtgaaacattatacacataagccatttgtgtctcggtagatacaagacctgctagagagtcggaatttctttaaaaatacatatatattgtccacatcactctgtctgtgtgtattttgaagttcctggagggtgagggttgagtgtaatgtccatcgtgggacaggtggcccatgggtctgtgtgcctcagattgccccctcctccccagtcctcttcctctcagtccaggatgaagttccctagtagatttacacacaggtcttgtggaaatggcttttcattttattgtttcaccaaggagggttgccatcatgatctctgtggtcaggttttggtgacctgaaggctatgcaattggggatttctattttataaaaagaaaaaaattacaaatacaaaattagacctaggttggtggcaggggcttttgaaagtggggaccattagcttttttagcttcaggtgcagtggcctctggtcacgaggacacatcctcatgctctgaatttggagggaccagtgggttcagtgggaatatttactgagtgcatctcatgggctgcgcattctcttatttgtactgtgtgttccttatttgagatggtgagttgatttaaactcaatagcctctttaaaataatagactttttatttttagatgtaatgtagattcccatgtagttgtaagagataatatggagagggcctatggactctttgcccaattttctttaatagttccatcttgcaaagttggggtactattcattcgtgactcactaacccttttaggtttgtgttattgccctcatttctatttatgaataaactggtgttgagagaagcacacaggtctgcccaggtcacccacgtggttagtgaagatttgggtggaacgtgggcatggcatttccaagcagtaccattatgatggtctgtggcagggagcagcattcaatttgcttgtttattcattcattcaacaaacatttattgaataaactctgtgggtcagatgctttcatagggttatctgattcttcagcagtatggagaatcaggtaatgttttcttttttttttttttttaatatgagaaaaatatctctgagaggttataatctccccaaaggaaaaatagctcataaatgagggatagtacatttgtacagttccttcttcttatgcaaatggtaccctaggcattttacatttgcaaacttccataatccagatatattcttgtaaggcaagaagttttttttttaattgaagtatagtcaagtttacaatgttgtgtcaattgcaaggtggttttttttgaattttgaatggagaaaatattttttgagggggttaattaagtttatttatttgtttcatttttctaaaatgaggtactgaggattgagcctaggtccttgaacatgctaagcacgtgctctaccactgaactgtaccctcctccccaaagcaagttttcttacccattattctgcaccttaggagttcaaataaattggcgttgaaatccagatattttgatcctactatggttctttgcattatatcctgctgaggggtggggaagcagttcctttattcattcatttattcagcagttttgagcaccgactttgcatcagggcctgcctaggtgcttggaaacagaaaacaagaaatgatccttttctgcaggggatggaagcctagaccaaaagct
This window contains:
- the LOC140693987 gene encoding uncharacterized protein — its product is MPQHLVSQLTGLSCTEENEFGLNNTSTYLASWTLGLRAALPHTGAYDNCLPSAPPVHVSPSTFPRLPSSSPILPPSVPLLSQDPERIAGPPAHAQLLPAGPRVGSSSSEPGIGPNGFSALSPCRPLATAWGRGLWLWKCKVRGYRERGEAAAGGRSACHSPPGRQSACVQLDCSGQTPLPAPPAPAPRPQLSRARCAPAPLGPAGLPSVRGWRPLPLSRRRVLPSRSSSPWPPTRPHHWAGCVPGGRGLHTRTGRAAWAGAGAGLRAGLQPASPTPLSLPRDPGAAFLSLSRSLRSRLAAWALLPRLRARGCNSQLLLVESGKGSGSAEGASVSLIRISAPDKYLEHFQPPVEWFPELL